In a single window of the Pelagibacterium sp. 26DY04 genome:
- a CDS encoding PIN domain-containing protein: MLGVDTNVLVRFLADDDDSQSPAARRLLTLASNHPIYVSMLVLAETYTVLTRVKKFPEAQVREAIWMLVSSSDFVVENTEIVISALEDSARANCGVVDAMIAAHNAAANCTTTVTFDRHAQRLPAMTAVGDRI, translated from the coding sequence GTGCTGGGCGTTGATACCAATGTGCTGGTGCGGTTCCTGGCCGATGACGATGATAGTCAGTCTCCCGCCGCACGCCGATTGCTGACACTCGCCAGCAATCATCCGATCTATGTGAGCATGCTTGTGCTGGCGGAAACTTATACCGTATTGACCCGCGTCAAGAAGTTTCCCGAAGCGCAGGTTCGCGAGGCCATTTGGATGCTGGTCAGCAGCAGCGATTTCGTCGTTGAAAACACGGAAATCGTGATCAGCGCGCTCGAAGACAGCGCGCGGGCCAATTGCGGGGTCGTGGATGCCATGATTGCCGCCCACAATGCCGCTGCCAATTGTACGACAACCGTGACTTTCGATCGTCACGCGCAACGATTGCCCGCCATGACTGCGGTGGGGGATAGAATTTGA
- a CDS encoding AbrB/MazE/SpoVT family DNA-binding domain-containing protein, giving the protein MTLPKDVRDALNLKPGDKVEFVKEDGRYVLRPRNIRASEIAGVLGRSPRGHGMTVEEMDEAVALVLEEDDERIRAGR; this is encoded by the coding sequence ATGACCTTGCCAAAGGACGTCCGGGATGCGCTGAACCTCAAGCCCGGCGACAAGGTCGAATTCGTGAAGGAAGACGGGCGGTATGTACTGCGGCCAAGAAATATTCGTGCTTCCGAAATCGCCGGTGTTCTGGGACGGTCTCCAAGGGGGCATGGCATGACGGTTGAAGAAATGGATGAAGCTGTGGCGCTGGTCCTCGAGGAAGACGACGAGCGTATCCGTGCTGGGCGTTGA
- the ruvA gene encoding Holliday junction branch migration protein RuvA, whose protein sequence is MIGKLKGLVETIGEDFALIDVNGVCYEAHCSGRTLQALPRVGEATVLFIEMIVREDLIRLYGFSSETEKLWFKLLMTVQGVGSRVALAILSTLSPSDLSSAIALQDKAMVGRAPGVGPKLAQRIVSELKGKVPALGSADAGVIGLQAALGEGVAGGNVSDAVSALVNLGYPQAQASGAVARVVAKEGEDTATEKLIRLGLRELSS, encoded by the coding sequence ATGATCGGAAAGCTCAAGGGGCTCGTCGAAACCATCGGCGAGGATTTCGCGCTCATCGACGTCAATGGCGTCTGCTACGAGGCCCACTGCTCGGGCCGTACACTTCAGGCACTGCCGCGGGTGGGCGAGGCGACGGTGCTGTTTATCGAGATGATCGTGCGCGAGGATCTGATCCGGCTTTACGGCTTTTCGAGCGAAACCGAAAAGCTCTGGTTCAAGCTGCTGATGACCGTGCAGGGTGTGGGTTCGCGCGTCGCGCTTGCCATTCTCTCCACTCTCTCGCCCTCCGACCTCTCCTCGGCTATCGCGCTGCAGGACAAGGCCATGGTTGGCCGCGCCCCCGGCGTGGGCCCCAAGCTCGCCCAACGCATTGTCTCCGAACTCAAGGGCAAGGTGCCGGCGCTTGGTTCGGCCGATGCCGGCGTCATCGGCCTGCAGGCCGCTCTCGGCGAAGGCGTTGCCGGCGGCAACGTTTCCGATGCCGTTTCGGCCCTGGTCAATCTCGGCTACCCCCAGGCCCAGGCCTCCGGCGCCGTTGCGCGTGTGGTGGCGAAAGAGGGTGAGGACACTGCGACCGAGAAGCTGATCCGGCTGGGGCTGCGGGAATTGAGTTCGTGA
- the ruvC gene encoding crossover junction endodeoxyribonuclease RuvC, translated as MLDVVRIMGIDPGLRRTGWGIIEAEGNRLRFIACGVLTPAVDEELALRLVHLHEGLMRLIAEHHPVEAAVEETFVNAGARSTLLLGQARGIAVMTPASMGLPVGEYSANLVKKSVVGTGHAEKKQIELMVKTLMPAANFKSADAADALAIAICHAHHRQHRKLAKSA; from the coding sequence ATGTTGGACGTGGTGCGAATCATGGGGATCGATCCGGGGCTGCGGCGTACCGGGTGGGGCATTATCGAAGCCGAGGGCAATCGGCTGCGTTTTATCGCTTGTGGCGTGCTCACCCCTGCGGTCGATGAGGAACTGGCGTTGCGTCTTGTCCATCTTCATGAAGGATTGATGCGGCTGATCGCTGAGCATCATCCGGTCGAGGCGGCGGTGGAAGAAACCTTCGTCAATGCCGGCGCACGCTCGACCCTTCTTTTGGGCCAGGCGCGTGGCATCGCGGTGATGACCCCGGCCTCCATGGGGCTACCGGTGGGTGAATATTCGGCCAATCTGGTCAAGAAGTCGGTGGTGGGCACGGGGCATGCCGAGAAAAAGCAGATCGAATTGATGGTCAAGACATTGATGCCCGCCGCCAATTTCAAATCGGCCGATGCTGCCGATGCGCTCGCCATTGCCATCTGCCACGCCCACCACCGGCAACACCGCAAGCTGGCCAAGAGCGCATGA
- a CDS encoding GGDEF domain-containing protein: MTREFRLPRHAWVSIAARTARHMVFAVAISVAVSYLLLETFSQGIGEIGLIAAIVAPLVLGGPMVFYMSMRQFELQMAYDRLEQAAARDSLTNCFHHGAFVEAVTASLGDAANGGGALLMIDADHFKSINDRFGHASGDTALKLIVSAIRSSMDRPNIIGRVGGEEFGVFLPGASAEHAAHIAETIRRAVLAIQFDTGGQVCTLSVSIGGAVVKEPVQFGDLFRLADERLYKVKAGGRNNIDIVAMPVKTAAPNRPAATAHDLVYRGQKIKQSA; encoded by the coding sequence ATGACGCGAGAATTCAGACTGCCCCGGCATGCCTGGGTCAGCATCGCCGCGCGAACGGCCAGGCACATGGTGTTCGCAGTCGCCATATCGGTGGCCGTGTCCTACCTGCTCCTCGAAACGTTTTCCCAAGGTATCGGCGAGATCGGGTTGATCGCCGCCATCGTGGCACCGCTCGTTTTGGGCGGTCCGATGGTGTTTTATATGTCGATGCGCCAGTTCGAGTTGCAGATGGCCTATGACCGGTTGGAACAGGCGGCGGCGCGCGACAGCCTCACCAATTGCTTCCACCATGGCGCGTTCGTCGAGGCGGTGACGGCCTCGCTCGGGGACGCGGCCAATGGCGGCGGGGCCCTGCTGATGATCGACGCTGACCATTTCAAATCGATCAATGATCGGTTCGGCCATGCGAGCGGGGATACCGCGCTCAAGCTGATCGTCTCAGCCATCCGCAGTTCCATGGACCGCCCCAACATCATCGGGCGGGTTGGCGGAGAGGAGTTTGGCGTTTTTCTGCCCGGAGCATCGGCCGAACACGCCGCGCACATCGCCGAAACCATCCGCCGTGCCGTGCTGGCCATCCAATTCGACACCGGAGGGCAGGTCTGCACCCTCTCGGTCAGCATCGGCGGCGCCGTCGTAAAAGAGCCGGTGCAATTCGGCGATCTGTTTCGCTTGGCCGACGAACGGCTCTATAAAGTCAAAGCCGGCGGGCGCAACAATATCGACATTGTTGCCATGCCTGTGAAGACTGCAGCACCCAACAGGCCAGCCGCCACCGCGCACGATCTTGTCTATCGCGGGCAGAAGATCAAGCAATCGGCATAA
- a CDS encoding YebC/PmpR family DNA-binding transcriptional regulator: protein MAGHSQFKNIMHRKGRQDAVRSKIFSKLAREITVAAKSGLPDPAMNPRLRLAVNNAKAQSMPKDNIERAIKKAQGGEGDNYEEVRYEGYGPGGVAVIVEALTDNRNRTASNVRAIFSKAGGALGETGSVAFMFDRVGEIYYPAKVGDADKVMEAAIEAGAEDVQSDEEGHTIYCAFEDIGEVSSALEAALGEAESVKAIFKPQNNTPVDADKGASLMRMIDNLDDDDDVQNVYANFEMSDEDMAKLSA from the coding sequence ATGGCCGGCCATTCACAGTTCAAGAACATCATGCACCGCAAGGGCCGTCAGGATGCCGTGCGGTCGAAGATCTTCTCCAAACTGGCGCGCGAAATCACCGTTGCCGCCAAATCGGGCCTGCCCGACCCCGCCATGAATCCGCGCCTTCGCCTTGCGGTCAACAACGCCAAGGCCCAGTCCATGCCCAAGGACAATATCGAGCGCGCGATCAAGAAGGCGCAGGGGGGCGAAGGCGACAATTACGAGGAAGTTCGCTACGAGGGCTATGGTCCCGGTGGCGTCGCGGTGATCGTCGAGGCTCTGACCGACAACCGCAACCGCACCGCCTCCAATGTCCGCGCCATCTTCTCGAAGGCCGGCGGCGCGCTGGGCGAAACCGGTTCGGTCGCCTTCATGTTCGATCGCGTCGGGGAAATCTATTACCCCGCCAAGGTTGGCGATGCCGACAAGGTCATGGAAGCGGCGATCGAAGCGGGTGCCGAGGACGTTCAGTCCGACGAAGAAGGCCACACCATCTACTGCGCCTTTGAAGACATCGGCGAGGTTTCCAGCGCGCTGGAAGCGGCGCTCGGGGAAGCGGAAAGCGTCAAGGCCATCTTCAAGCCCCAGAACAATACCCCCGTCGATGCCGACAAGGGCGCGAGCCTGATGCGCATGATCGACAATCTCGACGATGACGACGACGTCCAGAACGTCTACGCCAATTTCGAGATGAGCGATGAGGACATGGCCAAGCTCTCGGCCTGA
- a CDS encoding alanine/glycine:cation symporter family protein yields the protein MDAVIDFINGILWDYVLVYGLLAVGAFFTLRLGFIQFRYFPEMWKNVLQSREVDRSGITPFQALCTSLASRVGTGNIAGVAVALYLGGPGAIFWMWMVALVGMATAYAESTLAQLYKVRDGENHYRGGPAFYIARGLRAPWAGVIFSVCLILAFGLVFNAVQANSIAESMEVAFGTERMWVGLALALVAGIVVFGGIQQIASVAQFLVPFMAAVYLLMALFVIVTNIAEVPGVFGQIFAGAFGLDAAAGGIFAALLQGVRRGLFSNEAGMGSAPNIAAAATPDPHHPSSQGFVQALGVFIDTLVICTATALMILLSGALIPDSGLSGTPLTQAAMSEHIGAMGNYFVAIAILFFAFTSIIGNYAYAEMALVFIGFGSRAGFVVLRLLTLGMVIWGALQSIATVFNAADAAMGLMATVNLVAIVLLSGTVYKLTRDYMRQRESGEVPVFHARDYPELSGRIDSSIWNRDNQG from the coding sequence ATGGACGCGGTCATCGATTTCATCAATGGCATCCTGTGGGATTATGTGCTGGTCTACGGCCTGCTCGCTGTCGGCGCTTTCTTCACGCTTCGACTGGGTTTCATCCAGTTCCGTTACTTCCCCGAAATGTGGAAGAACGTCCTGCAGTCGCGCGAGGTGGATCGCTCCGGGATCACCCCGTTTCAGGCGCTGTGCACGTCATTGGCGTCGCGGGTGGGGACCGGCAATATCGCCGGGGTCGCCGTAGCCCTTTACCTGGGCGGGCCGGGAGCGATCTTCTGGATGTGGATGGTCGCGCTGGTGGGCATGGCCACCGCCTATGCCGAAAGCACGCTGGCCCAGCTCTATAAGGTCCGAGATGGCGAAAATCACTATCGCGGCGGCCCGGCCTTCTACATTGCGCGCGGGCTCAGGGCGCCATGGGCAGGCGTGATCTTCTCGGTCTGCCTCATTCTGGCGTTCGGCTTGGTGTTCAATGCCGTTCAGGCCAATTCCATCGCCGAATCCATGGAAGTGGCGTTCGGAACCGAACGGATGTGGGTGGGGCTCGCCCTCGCGCTTGTCGCCGGCATCGTGGTGTTCGGCGGCATCCAGCAGATCGCCTCGGTGGCCCAATTTCTCGTGCCGTTCATGGCGGCAGTCTATCTGCTTATGGCGCTGTTCGTGATTGTCACCAACATCGCTGAAGTTCCCGGCGTCTTCGGCCAAATCTTTGCCGGGGCGTTCGGGCTGGATGCGGCGGCCGGCGGGATATTCGCCGCGCTGCTCCAGGGCGTCCGGCGCGGATTGTTCTCCAATGAGGCCGGCATGGGCTCTGCGCCCAACATCGCGGCGGCGGCCACGCCAGACCCGCACCATCCATCCTCGCAAGGCTTCGTCCAGGCTCTGGGCGTATTCATCGACACCCTGGTCATCTGCACGGCCACCGCCTTGATGATCCTGCTCTCGGGCGCGCTGATCCCCGATAGCGGCCTGAGCGGCACGCCGCTGACCCAGGCGGCCATGAGCGAGCATATCGGCGCCATGGGCAACTATTTCGTCGCCATCGCCATCCTGTTCTTCGCCTTCACGTCGATCATCGGTAATTATGCCTATGCGGAAATGGCGTTGGTCTTCATCGGTTTCGGCAGCCGCGCCGGCTTTGTCGTGCTCAGGCTTTTGACGCTGGGCATGGTGATCTGGGGCGCGCTGCAGAGCATTGCAACTGTCTTTAACGCGGCCGATGCGGCCATGGGGCTGATGGCGACCGTCAATCTGGTTGCAATCGTTCTGCTTTCGGGGACGGTCTATAAGCTCACCCGTGACTATATGCGGCAACGGGAAAGTGGCGAGGTTCCGGTTTTCCACGCCCGGGATTATCCCGAGTTGTCGGGCCGGATCGACAGCTCGATCTGGAATCGCGACAACCAGGGATAG
- a CDS encoding TIGR00282 family metallophosphoesterase, with amino-acid sequence MRLLFLGDVMGRAGRDAVAERLPGLIEQYRFDFVIVNGENASHGRGITEAHYELLRDAGADVVTLGDHAFDQRELMTAIERHDTLIRPVNFPPGAPGRGAALVTGRNGHQVLVVNALGRVFMPPMDDPFRALDAAIAGCPLGEQADAIVVDFHAEATSETQAMGHYLDGRVSLVVGTHTHIPTSDHRILRGGTGLMGDAGMCGDYDSVIGMESEEPLNRFVSGLTSSRFTPAEGEATLSGVAIETDVKTGLCVSIQPIRIGGSLSQALPNFS; translated from the coding sequence ATGAGGCTTCTGTTTCTCGGAGATGTGATGGGCCGGGCCGGACGGGACGCCGTCGCCGAGCGCCTGCCGGGGCTGATCGAGCAGTACCGCTTTGATTTCGTTATCGTAAATGGCGAAAACGCCAGCCATGGCCGCGGCATCACCGAGGCTCACTACGAGCTTTTGCGCGATGCCGGCGCCGATGTCGTGACGCTGGGCGATCACGCCTTCGACCAGCGCGAACTCATGACGGCCATCGAGCGCCACGACACGCTGATCCGCCCGGTCAACTTCCCGCCCGGCGCTCCGGGGCGCGGGGCGGCGCTGGTCACCGGCCGCAATGGCCATCAGGTGCTCGTCGTCAACGCGCTGGGCCGGGTCTTCATGCCGCCCATGGACGATCCCTTCCGCGCCCTCGATGCGGCCATCGCCGGTTGTCCGCTGGGCGAACAGGCCGATGCCATCGTCGTCGATTTCCACGCCGAGGCCACCTCGGAAACCCAGGCGATGGGCCATTATCTCGATGGCCGCGTCTCCCTGGTCGTGGGCACCCACACCCATATCCCCACCTCCGACCACCGCATCCTGCGTGGCGGTACGGGATTGATGGGTGATGCGGGCATGTGCGGCGACTATGACAGCGTCATCGGCATGGAATCCGAGGAACCGCTCAATCGCTTCGTCAGCGGCCTCACTTCGTCGCGCTTCACCCCGGCCGAAGGCGAGGCGACGCTTTCCGGCGTTGCCATCGAAACCGATGTCAAAACCGGATTGTGCGTATCGATCCAGCCCATCCGAATCGGCGGATCCCTGTCACAGGCGCTGCCCAACTTTTCTTGA
- a CDS encoding 5-formyltetrahydrofolate cyclo-ligase: MIDSEAHLEEQKAQLRTEALARREAVPQADRADAAKAAAQHFLEGVPLQDGQIVALYWPIRDEIDCKPLLTKLVDSGQPVALPVVLGEDLPLELRLWEDGQPLYPSGFGTLAPAETAPVVTPDIVVIPLLGFDKSGTRLGYGKGYYDRTLATIGRKPLLVGYAFAGQELDFIPRQAHDLPLDLLVTETGLRRFGDA, encoded by the coding sequence TTGATCGATAGCGAAGCCCATCTCGAAGAGCAGAAGGCGCAGCTCCGCACAGAGGCACTCGCCCGCCGCGAGGCGGTTCCCCAAGCCGACCGCGCCGACGCCGCGAAGGCCGCCGCGCAGCATTTCCTCGAGGGCGTTCCGCTTCAAGACGGCCAGATCGTCGCCCTTTACTGGCCCATCCGCGACGAGATCGACTGCAAGCCGCTGCTCACCAAACTTGTCGATTCCGGCCAACCTGTTGCTCTGCCTGTGGTTTTAGGCGAGGATCTTCCGCTCGAGCTGCGGTTGTGGGAAGATGGCCAGCCCCTCTATCCCTCGGGCTTCGGCACCCTCGCCCCGGCCGAAACCGCACCGGTCGTTACTCCTGACATCGTCGTTATCCCCTTGCTGGGCTTCGATAAATCCGGGACGCGCCTGGGTTATGGCAAGGGCTATTACGACCGCACGCTGGCCACCATCGGGCGCAAGCCGCTGCTGGTGGGTTATGCCTTTGCCGGCCAGGAACTCGATTTCATCCCCCGCCAGGCTCACGACCTGCCGCTCGATCTTCTCGTCACGGAAACCGGCCTGCGCCGCTTTGGGGACGCATGA
- a CDS encoding DinB family protein, with product MITPDYARTMARYNAELNRRIYGAALRLSDEQRREDCGAFWGSIHGTLNHLLWADRLWLSRFGIGEAPGVPIRESGKLVGDFDALWAERQAMDETLIAWADGLTTEDLGGELSWHSGATGRDMTKPRDLIVVQIFNHQTHHRGQVHALITRFGEKTGDTDLPFVLP from the coding sequence ATGATCACGCCCGACTACGCCCGCACCATGGCCCGCTACAACGCCGAACTCAACCGGCGCATCTATGGCGCCGCGCTGCGGCTGAGCGACGAGCAGCGGCGCGAGGATTGCGGCGCGTTCTGGGGCTCGATCCACGGGACACTCAATCACCTGCTCTGGGCCGACCGCTTGTGGCTTTCCCGATTTGGCATCGGCGAAGCGCCGGGCGTGCCCATCCGCGAGAGCGGAAAGCTCGTGGGCGATTTCGATGCGCTCTGGGCCGAGCGGCAGGCGATGGACGAAACTCTCATCGCCTGGGCGGATGGGCTGACTACTGAGGATCTTGGGGGCGAGTTGTCCTGGCACAGCGGGGCGACAGGGCGCGACATGACCAAGCCGCGCGATCTGATCGTCGTCCAGATCTTCAACCATCAGACCCATCACCGCGGGCAGGTTCACGCGCTGATCACCCGCTTCGGGGAAAAGACCGGCGATACCGACCTGCCCTTCGTTCTGCCTTGA
- a CDS encoding YcxB family protein: protein MSYPPDHPFTRFTITAEDYANALRLHMRRYWATRWGPKLFVIVVFVIAIGAMVMTDFDEAWTSAAIGGMISAVLLPLLGYLFIVPRRARKVYSQQKTLKQPVEASWTQEAYIAHTEAAGSTVAWTDYYGWSADGKMVMFMQSQNLFQMLPRHALTDEQMNDLTAIIERSGLKRI, encoded by the coding sequence ATGAGCTATCCGCCCGATCATCCGTTTACGCGCTTCACCATCACTGCCGAGGATTATGCCAACGCATTGCGTCTGCATATGCGGCGGTATTGGGCGACGCGCTGGGGGCCCAAACTGTTCGTGATCGTCGTCTTTGTCATCGCCATCGGAGCGATGGTGATGACCGATTTCGACGAGGCCTGGACCAGCGCCGCGATCGGCGGGATGATCAGCGCCGTTCTGCTGCCGCTGCTGGGTTATTTGTTTATTGTGCCGCGCCGGGCGCGGAAGGTTTATTCCCAGCAAAAGACCCTGAAGCAGCCGGTCGAGGCCTCCTGGACGCAGGAAGCCTATATCGCACACACCGAGGCTGCGGGGAGCACCGTGGCGTGGACCGACTATTACGGCTGGAGCGCCGACGGGAAAATGGTAATGTTCATGCAGTCCCAGAACCTGTTCCAGATGCTGCCGCGCCATGCGCTGACGGACGAGCAGATGAACGACCTCACCGCAATAATCGAGCGGTCGGGGCTCAAGCGGATCTAG
- a CDS encoding MOSC domain-containing protein: MSSVLAVHAARGHNFSKRTQLFIDIVEGLGVAGDAHAGTTVKHRSRVAADPTQPNLRQVHLIASELLDEVNGLGFDVAPGALGENVTTTGVDLIDLPRGTVLALGDAVRLEVTGLRNPCVQIERFRPGLLQHMIGRRADGTPLLRTGIMTVVLAGGTVRAGDPIGVELPAEPHRRLEKV; the protein is encoded by the coding sequence ATGTCTTCCGTCCTTGCCGTCCACGCCGCCCGCGGCCACAATTTCTCCAAGCGCACCCAGCTCTTCATCGATATCGTCGAGGGGCTGGGCGTGGCCGGCGATGCCCATGCCGGCACCACGGTCAAGCATCGCTCGCGCGTTGCCGCCGATCCCACCCAGCCCAATCTGCGCCAGGTGCATCTGATCGCCTCCGAACTGCTCGACGAGGTCAACGGCCTCGGCTTCGACGTTGCCCCCGGCGCGCTGGGCGAGAACGTCACCACCACCGGCGTCGACCTCATCGATCTGCCGCGCGGCACGGTTCTCGCGCTGGGCGATGCGGTCCGCCTCGAAGTCACCGGCCTGCGCAACCCATGCGTGCAGATCGAGCGTTTCCGTCCGGGCCTCCTCCAGCACATGATCGGCAGGCGTGCCGACGGCACCCCGCTCCTGCGCACCGGCATCATGACGGTTGTGCTGGCTGGCGGCACAGTCAGGGCAGGGGACCCGATCGGCGTCGAGCTGCCGGCCGAACCGCATCGCCGGCTGGAAAAGGTCTAG
- a CDS encoding cell division protein ZapA, whose translation MAEVSVEINGRKYRMACEDGQETHLSSLAARFNRYIDEYKGTFGEIGDNRLTVMAGIAVMDELTEAERKLDQLRSELQTVTKAGSDVAAEAESMETKFAAKLADVARRIESIATAVDAAGQEQQTQG comes from the coding sequence GTGGCTGAAGTCAGCGTCGAAATCAACGGCCGCAAATACCGCATGGCATGCGAGGACGGGCAGGAGACGCATCTGTCTTCGCTTGCCGCGCGCTTCAACCGCTATATCGACGAATACAAGGGCACGTTCGGAGAAATCGGCGACAATCGCCTGACCGTCATGGCCGGCATCGCCGTCATGGACGAATTAACCGAGGCTGAGCGCAAGCTCGACCAGTTGCGTTCCGAACTCCAGACCGTCACCAAGGCCGGCAGCGACGTGGCGGCGGAAGCCGAATCCATGGAAACCAAATTCGCCGCCAAACTCGCCGACGTCGCCCGCCGCATCGAATCCATCGCCACCGCCGTGGACGCCGCCGGACAGGAGCAGCAGACGCAGGGTTGA
- a CDS encoding DUF4164 family protein → MSSSSAGESFSAAIERLDRALNRLDTSVRSLSGRLRSSAQLQAEGQRLAADRARLAGDLDRATARADRLDQAADEVSRRLDDAMATVRSVLEEGEVRG, encoded by the coding sequence GTGTCATCGTCATCAGCGGGAGAGAGTTTTTCGGCGGCCATCGAGCGGCTCGACAGGGCGCTCAACAGGCTCGACACCTCGGTCCGCTCGCTCTCGGGGCGGCTGCGGTCCTCGGCCCAGTTGCAGGCCGAAGGCCAGCGCCTTGCTGCCGACCGCGCGCGGCTGGCGGGCGATCTCGACCGGGCCACGGCCCGCGCCGACCGGCTCGATCAGGCCGCCGACGAAGTCTCGCGCCGGCTCGACGATGCGATGGCCACCGTCCGCTCAGTGCTCGAAGAAGGAGAAGTGCGTGGCTGA
- the tkt gene encoding transketolase has product MTDRAKHDAMANAIRALSMDAVQAANSGHPGLPMGGADIATVLFSKVMKFDPKAPNWPDRDRFVLSAGHGSMLLYSSLYLLGYEDMTLEDIKHFRQLGYKTAGHPEYGHADGIETTTGPLGQGLGNSVGMAIAEAKLRAEFGEDLVNHHTYVYAGDGCLMEGISQEAISLAGHLKLNKLIVIWDNNDITIDGKVSMADSTDQLKRFEASGWATMDIDGHDPVEIEKALLDAQKSDKPVLISARTTIGFGSPNKAGTNKVHGSPLGDEELAAAKKQLGWEYGPFEVPAEIVENWRTAGQRGAEAREAWNGRLQAAEKRDEFERRMRGELPAALKSAMADYKKKLAADKPKKATRASSQDALEVINGAVPETLGGSADLTGSNNTNTSQTLPFTADDYAGRYIHYGIREHGMAAAMNGIALHGGLIPYGGTFMTFTDYCRPSIRLSALMGIRVGYVMTHDSIGLGEDGPTHQPVEHLAALRAIPNLLVFRPADAMEAAECWEITLEREKQPSILALSRQGLPALRTEYTDENLSLRGAYTIWGDADAEVVIFGTGSETQIAVAAAKELTEAGTPARAVSVPSMELFFAQPDDYRQTVFGKAKARVAVEAGIEMGWSKFLGETGRFVGMTGFGASGEISDLYTHFGITTKAVVEAAKAQL; this is encoded by the coding sequence ATGACAGACAGAGCCAAACACGATGCAATGGCCAACGCCATCCGCGCCCTTTCCATGGACGCCGTGCAGGCCGCCAATTCTGGCCATCCGGGCCTGCCCATGGGCGGCGCAGACATCGCCACTGTGCTGTTTTCCAAGGTGATGAAGTTCGACCCCAAGGCCCCCAACTGGCCCGACCGCGACCGCTTCGTGCTCTCGGCCGGGCACGGCTCGATGCTGCTCTATTCCTCGCTCTATCTCCTCGGCTACGAGGACATGACGCTCGAGGACATCAAGCATTTCCGCCAATTGGGCTACAAGACCGCCGGACACCCCGAATACGGCCATGCGGACGGCATCGAAACCACCACCGGCCCGCTCGGTCAGGGCCTGGGCAATTCGGTGGGCATGGCGATCGCCGAAGCCAAACTGCGCGCCGAGTTCGGCGAGGACCTGGTCAACCACCATACCTATGTCTACGCCGGTGACGGGTGCCTGATGGAAGGCATTTCCCAGGAGGCGATCTCGCTGGCCGGGCATCTGAAACTCAACAAGCTCATCGTCATCTGGGACAACAACGACATCACCATCGACGGCAAGGTGTCGATGGCCGACTCGACCGACCAGCTCAAGCGCTTCGAGGCTTCGGGCTGGGCGACCATGGATATCGACGGCCACGACCCCGTTGAGATCGAAAAGGCTCTGCTCGACGCCCAGAAGTCGGACAAGCCGGTGCTGATTTCGGCCAGGACCACCATCGGGTTCGGTTCGCCCAACAAGGCCGGCACCAACAAGGTGCACGGTTCGCCCCTCGGCGACGAGGAACTGGCCGCAGCCAAAAAGCAGCTCGGCTGGGAATATGGGCCGTTCGAAGTGCCCGCCGAAATCGTCGAGAACTGGCGCACTGCCGGCCAGCGCGGGGCCGAGGCGCGTGAAGCCTGGAACGGGCGGCTGCAGGCAGCCGAAAAGCGCGACGAGTTCGAGCGCCGCATGCGGGGCGAGCTGCCCGCAGCGCTCAAATCGGCGATGGCCGACTACAAGAAGAAGTTGGCCGCCGACAAGCCGAAGAAGGCGACCCGCGCCTCCTCCCAGGATGCGCTGGAGGTGATCAACGGAGCGGTCCCCGAGACGTTGGGCGGCTCGGCGGATTTGACCGGCTCGAACAACACCAACACCTCCCAGACGCTGCCGTTCACGGCCGACGACTACGCCGGCCGCTACATCCATTACGGCATCCGCGAGCACGGCATGGCCGCCGCTATGAACGGGATTGCACTCCATGGCGGGTTGATCCCCTATGGCGGCACCTTCATGACCTTCACCGACTATTGCCGCCCCTCGATCCGCTTGTCGGCGCTGATGGGCATTCGCGTGGGCTATGTGATGACCCACGATTCCATCGGGCTGGGCGAGGACGGACCGACCCACCAGCCGGTCGAGCATCTGGCGGCGCTGCGGGCCATTCCCAACCTGCTCGTCTTCCGCCCCGCCGACGCGATGGAAGCGGCCGAGTGCTGGGAAATCACCCTGGAACGGGAAAAGCAGCCTTCGATCCTGGCGCTGTCGCGCCAGGGCCTGCCGGCGCTGCGGACCGAGTACACCGACGAGAACCTCTCGCTGCGCGGCGCCTACACCATCTGGGGTGACGCGGACGCCGAAGTGGTGATCTTCGGCACGGGTTCGGAAACCCAGATCGCTGTGGCGGCTGCAAAGGAACTGACCGAAGCGGGCACCCCGGCGCGCGCGGTGTCGGTGCCCTCGATGGAATTGTTCTTCGCCCAGCCGGACGACTATAGGCAGACGGTTTTCGGCAAGGCAAAGGCCCGCGTTGCGGTGGAAGCCGGCATCGAGATGGGCTGGAGCAAGTTCCTGGGCGAAACCGGCCGGTTCGTGGGCATGACCGGGTTCGGCGCCTCGGGCGAGATTTCCGATCTCTACACTCACTTCGGTATTACGACCAAAGCCGTTGTTGAAGCGGCCAAGGCGCAGCTTTAA